In Nocardioides cavernae, a single genomic region encodes these proteins:
- a CDS encoding aldo/keto reductase encodes MEHRTLGRTGREVSVVGLGTWQLGADWGDVSEADAMAVLEASAEAGVTFFDTADVYGDGRSEQLVGRFVAAHPDAGFTVATKMGRRAEQVPASYVEPSFRQWLDRSRSNLGVDTVDLVQLHCPPSEVIDDDQTYDVLDQLVDDGVIAAYGVSVETAAQALSAIARPHVASVQIILNAFRMKPLDEVLPAAASAGVGIIARVPLASGLLSGKYDLDTTFAADDHRTYNRDGSAFDVGETFSGVDYATGVEAAREFSALVSDSGIDVTPAQAAVAWIWQQPGVSTVIPGARNVDQARANAAAGLVGELPVAFLEGVADLYDRHIRGQVHARW; translated from the coding sequence ATGGAGCACCGCACCCTCGGAAGGACCGGCCGCGAGGTCTCGGTCGTCGGTCTCGGCACGTGGCAGCTCGGCGCTGACTGGGGCGACGTCAGCGAGGCCGACGCGATGGCCGTGCTGGAGGCGTCGGCCGAGGCCGGCGTGACGTTCTTCGACACCGCCGACGTGTACGGCGACGGCCGCAGCGAACAGCTGGTGGGCCGCTTCGTCGCGGCGCACCCGGATGCCGGCTTCACCGTCGCGACCAAGATGGGCCGCCGCGCCGAGCAGGTGCCGGCGAGCTACGTCGAGCCGAGCTTCCGCCAGTGGCTGGACCGCTCACGCAGCAACCTCGGGGTGGACACGGTCGACCTGGTGCAGCTGCACTGCCCGCCGAGCGAGGTCATCGACGACGACCAGACGTACGACGTCCTCGACCAGCTCGTCGACGATGGCGTGATCGCGGCGTACGGCGTCAGCGTCGAGACCGCCGCCCAGGCGCTCAGCGCGATCGCCCGGCCCCACGTCGCCAGCGTGCAGATCATCCTCAACGCCTTCCGGATGAAGCCGCTCGACGAGGTCCTCCCCGCGGCGGCCTCCGCAGGTGTGGGCATCATCGCCCGGGTGCCGCTGGCCTCGGGGCTGCTGTCCGGGAAGTACGACCTCGACACCACGTTCGCCGCGGACGACCACCGCACCTACAACCGGGACGGCAGCGCCTTCGACGTCGGCGAGACCTTCTCCGGCGTCGACTACGCGACCGGCGTCGAGGCGGCGCGGGAGTTCTCCGCGCTCGTCTCCGACTCGGGCATCGACGTCACCCCGGCGCAGGCCGCCGTCGCCTGGATCTGGCAGCAGCCCGGGGTCTCGACCGTCATCCCGGGCGCGCGCAACGTCGACCAGGCCCGGGCGAACGCCGCCGCCGGGCTCGTCGGCGAGCTGCCGGTCGCCTTCCTCGAGGGCGTGGCCGACCTCTACGACCGGCACATCCGGGGGCAGGTGCACGCTCGCTGGTAG
- a CDS encoding STAS/SEC14 domain-containing protein, which translates to MIRVLNDMPVGVVGLEAIDDVEEEDYRDVLVPAVESAIAEHGRVRLVYVLGPDFDEYEREAVWEDLKLGARHASSFERIAVVTDAPWVGPAMRVFSILLPGQARAFPLAERVAATQWAATGDLPGPGDVGQSRR; encoded by the coding sequence GTGATCCGGGTTCTCAATGACATGCCTGTCGGTGTCGTCGGGCTCGAGGCGATCGATGACGTCGAGGAGGAGGACTACCGCGACGTCCTGGTTCCCGCCGTTGAGTCTGCGATCGCCGAGCACGGCCGGGTGCGCCTCGTCTACGTCCTCGGCCCGGACTTCGACGAGTACGAACGAGAGGCGGTGTGGGAGGACCTCAAGCTCGGTGCACGCCACGCGTCATCTTTCGAACGCATTGCGGTCGTCACCGACGCACCGTGGGTAGGACCGGCCATGCGGGTCTTCAGCATCCTGCTTCCAGGGCAGGCGCGGGCCTTCCCGCTCGCAGAGCGGGTGGCTGCGACGCAATGGGCGGCGACCGGCGACCTGCCGGGACCGGGCGACGTCGGTCAGTCCAGGCGATAG
- a CDS encoding MFS transporter, whose protein sequence is MVTEAHVEQRSAARSVAVALAGTLLIASTYGMARFGVGLFAPRLVAERPALAPVVGWAAAAQFVSYSVAASVAARVSDRRPGAAVLVAGTTAALGCIGVATTASPGWFVALVFLGGTGAGLASPALVRLVDAVTPPHAAATAQSLVNTGTAVGVVVAGALAFAVPSTAGAWWTMAALNALAAAGVLLLVRGRAGLGEPAAAASETSYDWHPLATPAAAAVVVGAGSALLWSYGPLIATGPGPVDDGSVGFLWIALGLGGLLGPLTGRLVERRGLARAWAWSVGAVAVASVALAGAVGLGLAWPAYVAMACFGAGYMCLSGVLILWARDAWPEAAGRGTSVLFVALAVGQAVGAVGFDLWLDVAGAVTACLTAALLCLAGASSVRRR, encoded by the coding sequence ATGGTCACCGAGGCGCACGTCGAGCAGCGCTCCGCCGCGAGGAGCGTCGCTGTCGCGCTGGCGGGCACCCTGCTGATCGCCTCGACGTACGGCATGGCGCGGTTCGGCGTCGGGCTCTTCGCACCGCGTCTCGTCGCCGAGCGTCCGGCACTGGCACCGGTCGTCGGCTGGGCGGCCGCGGCCCAGTTCGTGTCGTACTCGGTCGCTGCGTCGGTCGCGGCCCGGGTCTCGGACCGCCGGCCCGGCGCCGCCGTGCTGGTCGCAGGGACCACCGCCGCGCTGGGCTGCATCGGCGTCGCGACGACCGCGTCACCGGGCTGGTTCGTCGCCCTCGTCTTCCTGGGCGGGACCGGCGCGGGCCTCGCGTCGCCTGCCCTGGTGCGCCTCGTCGACGCCGTCACCCCGCCCCACGCGGCCGCGACCGCCCAGTCCCTGGTCAACACCGGGACGGCGGTCGGTGTCGTCGTCGCCGGCGCCCTTGCCTTCGCGGTCCCGTCCACCGCCGGCGCCTGGTGGACCATGGCTGCGCTCAACGCCCTCGCCGCCGCCGGCGTGCTCCTGCTCGTGCGCGGCCGCGCCGGTCTCGGCGAACCGGCCGCGGCGGCCAGCGAGACGTCGTACGACTGGCACCCCCTCGCGACGCCGGCGGCCGCGGCGGTGGTCGTCGGGGCGGGCTCGGCGCTCCTGTGGTCCTACGGCCCGCTCATCGCGACCGGGCCGGGGCCGGTCGACGACGGCAGCGTCGGGTTCCTGTGGATCGCGCTCGGGCTGGGCGGGCTCCTTGGTCCGCTGACCGGTCGGCTCGTCGAGCGCCGCGGGCTGGCGCGGGCCTGGGCCTGGTCCGTCGGCGCGGTGGCCGTCGCCTCCGTCGCCCTGGCCGGCGCGGTCGGCCTCGGCCTCGCGTGGCCGGCGTACGTCGCCATGGCGTGCTTCGGCGCCGGCTACATGTGCCTGTCGGGCGTGTTGATCCTGTGGGCGCGGGACGCGTGGCCCGAGGCGGCCGGTCGCGGGACGTCGGTGCTCTTCGTCGCGCTGGCGGTCGGCCAGGCGGTCGGAGCGGTCGGCTTCGACCTGTGGCTCGACGTCGCCGGCGCCGTCACCGCCTGCCTGACCGCCGCCCTCCTCTGTCTCGCAGGAGCGTCGTCGGTCAGGCGTCGCTGA
- a CDS encoding aldose epimerase family protein has protein sequence MTHDPTHDRVFGQVPDGRDVRLLTIGADPGPVVEVLTLGATVHRLVVTCGDGERRNVVLGHPDAEERLTSGDYIGGTIGRYANRIAGGHFTLDGRDVEVRTHDRGNSLHGGPEGFDVRLWDVASHDADELVLSLVSPDGDQGFPGTVSARVRYRVEKDTVRVTMEATTDAPTVVNLTNHAYFDLDGEGAGTIDGHELLVEADELTPVDATGIPLGGHVPVDGTPFDFRSPKPIGSALRTEHPQVVEARGIDHNYVVRGTGLRRAAKLASPRTRTTVELWSDQPGLQVYTGNFLDGTRRSTSGGRYRQGDGVALEPQLFPDSPNRPEWPSATLRPGETYAAHLEWRFGTTA, from the coding sequence GTGACCCACGACCCGACCCACGACCGCGTGTTCGGCCAGGTGCCCGACGGACGTGACGTCCGCCTGCTGACGATCGGTGCCGATCCCGGGCCGGTGGTCGAGGTGCTGACGCTGGGCGCGACGGTCCACCGGCTGGTGGTGACGTGCGGTGACGGGGAGCGGCGCAACGTCGTGCTCGGGCACCCGGACGCCGAGGAGCGGCTCACGAGCGGCGACTACATCGGCGGGACCATCGGGCGGTACGCCAACCGCATCGCCGGCGGCCACTTCACCCTCGACGGCCGGGACGTCGAGGTCCGCACCCACGACCGGGGCAACAGCCTGCACGGCGGCCCCGAGGGGTTCGACGTACGCCTGTGGGACGTCGCGTCGCACGACGCCGACGAGCTGGTGCTGTCGTTGGTGAGCCCGGACGGGGACCAGGGGTTCCCGGGGACCGTCTCTGCGCGGGTCCGCTACCGGGTGGAGAAGGACACCGTCCGCGTCACGATGGAGGCGACGACTGACGCCCCCACGGTGGTCAACCTGACTAACCACGCCTACTTCGACCTCGACGGTGAGGGCGCAGGCACGATCGACGGCCACGAGCTGCTCGTCGAGGCCGACGAGCTCACCCCGGTCGACGCGACCGGCATCCCGCTCGGCGGCCATGTCCCCGTCGACGGCACGCCCTTCGACTTCCGCAGCCCGAAGCCCATCGGATCGGCGTTGCGCACGGAGCACCCGCAGGTCGTCGAGGCCCGCGGCATCGACCACAACTACGTCGTGCGCGGAACCGGCCTGCGTCGCGCCGCAAAGCTCGCCTCGCCGAGGACGCGCACCACCGTCGAGCTGTGGAGCGACCAGCCGGGCCTGCAGGTCTACACCGGCAACTTCCTCGACGGCACCCGCCGCTCGACCAGCGGCGGCCGCTACCGCCAGGGCGACGGCGTCGCGCTCGAGCCGCAGCTGTTCCCCGACTCGCCGAACCGGCCCGAGTGGCCGTCGGCGACGCTGCGGCCGGGGGAGACGTACGCCGCCCACCTCGAGTGGCGCTTCGGGACGACTGCCTGA
- a CDS encoding DUF1801 domain-containing protein, giving the protein MTGRAHPGVDAYIAKLPEWQQSICEQLREIVWATDPEIEETIKRTVQPYFVLEGNVCAILATKDHVNLFLYDPTVSDPAGVINQGHDNLTARSIQIYADDAIDRDAITGILAEIVEHNRQGGWRRLSRP; this is encoded by the coding sequence ATGACGGGACGGGCACATCCGGGAGTCGACGCCTACATCGCGAAGCTGCCCGAGTGGCAGCAGTCGATCTGCGAGCAGCTGCGCGAGATCGTCTGGGCCACCGATCCCGAGATCGAGGAGACGATCAAGCGGACGGTCCAGCCCTACTTCGTCCTCGAGGGCAACGTGTGCGCCATCCTGGCGACGAAGGACCACGTCAACCTCTTCCTCTACGACCCGACCGTCAGCGATCCCGCCGGCGTCATCAACCAAGGGCACGACAACCTGACCGCCCGGTCGATCCAGATCTACGCGGACGACGCGATCGACCGCGACGCGATCACCGGCATCCTGGCCGAGATCGTCGAGCACAACCGCCAGGGCGGGTGGCGTCGGCTGAGCCGCCCCTGA
- a CDS encoding mechanosensitive ion channel family protein, with translation MSTIAEFVPKLALFLVILVVGIIIAKVIAKALNALLERAGFDRAVERGGIKRALSNSKMDASDIVAKLIYYTLLLFVLQLSFGVFGANPISRLIEDVIRFLPSLVVAIIILVVAASIAAAVKGLLENMIGGLSYGRVLANVASAFIIFLGVVAALNQVGVATTVTMPVLVAILATVAGVIIVGVGGGLIRPMQQRWEGYLTTAEREAPRMKAHAENAPSVRDQAKSAAQDLAPSGTAGSHATSATNGSTAVYDQSADQDIDGTGYGSTPRQY, from the coding sequence TTGAGCACGATCGCCGAGTTCGTGCCCAAGCTGGCACTGTTCCTGGTCATCCTGGTCGTCGGCATCATCATCGCCAAGGTCATCGCCAAGGCCCTGAACGCGCTGCTCGAGCGGGCCGGCTTCGACCGGGCCGTCGAGCGCGGCGGGATCAAGCGGGCTCTGTCGAACTCGAAGATGGATGCGAGCGACATCGTCGCCAAGCTCATCTACTACACACTGCTGCTGTTCGTGCTCCAGCTCTCCTTCGGCGTCTTCGGTGCGAACCCGATCAGCCGTCTGATCGAGGACGTCATCCGGTTCCTGCCGAGCCTCGTCGTCGCGATCATCATCCTCGTCGTCGCGGCGTCCATCGCGGCCGCGGTCAAGGGACTGTTGGAGAACATGATCGGCGGCCTGTCCTACGGCCGCGTGCTGGCCAATGTCGCTTCGGCGTTCATCATCTTCCTCGGCGTCGTCGCGGCGCTCAACCAGGTGGGTGTCGCCACCACCGTCACCATGCCGGTGCTGGTCGCCATCCTGGCCACCGTTGCGGGCGTCATCATCGTCGGAGTCGGCGGCGGACTCATCCGCCCGATGCAGCAGCGGTGGGAGGGCTACCTGACCACCGCGGAGCGTGAGGCTCCGCGGATGAAGGCGCACGCCGAGAACGCCCCGTCCGTGCGCGACCAGGCGAAGTCCGCTGCCCAGGACCTCGCTCCCTCCGGCACCGCCGGGAGCCACGCCACCAGCGCCACCAACGGAAGCACCGCGGTCTACGACCAGAGTGCCGACCAGGACATCGACGGCACGGGCTACGGCTCCACGCCGCGCCAGTACTGA
- a CDS encoding SulP family inorganic anion transporter, with translation MAATSRLGALSRTIPGLVMLRSYRPALFGKDLVAGLVLTTLLVPQGMAYAELAGLPAITGLYTTILALLGYALFGPSRVLVLGPDSSLGPMIAAIVVPFVAADGDPATAVAYASVLALLVGAITVLAGVFNLGFIADLLSKPTQIGYMNGLALTILVSQLPKLFGFSVDADGLIGEAVAFVEAVGDGETVGASLAVGAACLVLIVGLQRLWPIFPAVLAAVVLAIAAVAAFDLADRGVDLVGELPSGFPPLTFPTVPIGDLGLLLAGALGISLVSLTDTISTASVFADKTGDEIDGDREMIGVGAASIAAGCFQGFPVSTSGSRTAVAFQSGARTQVTGLVGAAAIVALLVVAPGLLRNLPQPALAAVVIAASLSLADLAGLRRLRRQRRSDFVLALIAFLSVALLGVLYGIAAAVGMSILNVFRRVWWPHQAILGRAGDVRGYHDTAYRQTTEHLPGLAIYRFDAPLLFANARTFRNQVRRLAAIEPRPAWIIVAAEPITDVDTTAADMLADLDADLDGAGTRLVFAELKDAVQTKVERYGVPTLSDDRFYPTIRTAVDAYATAQSVTWVPGPSPYRLD, from the coding sequence GTGGCAGCGACCTCTCGCCTCGGTGCCCTCTCACGCACGATCCCGGGGCTGGTGATGCTGCGGTCCTACCGACCGGCCCTGTTCGGCAAGGACCTGGTTGCCGGACTCGTGCTCACCACGCTGCTGGTCCCGCAGGGGATGGCGTACGCCGAGCTGGCGGGCCTGCCGGCCATCACCGGTCTGTACACGACCATCCTCGCGTTGCTCGGCTACGCACTGTTCGGTCCGTCCCGGGTGCTCGTCCTCGGTCCGGACTCATCGCTCGGCCCGATGATCGCCGCGATCGTCGTTCCGTTCGTCGCAGCCGACGGAGACCCGGCGACGGCCGTCGCGTACGCCTCCGTGCTTGCCCTCCTGGTGGGTGCGATCACCGTGCTCGCCGGGGTGTTCAACCTCGGCTTCATCGCCGACCTCCTGTCGAAGCCGACCCAGATCGGCTACATGAACGGCCTCGCGCTCACGATCCTCGTCAGCCAGCTGCCCAAGCTGTTCGGGTTCTCCGTCGACGCGGACGGCCTGATCGGTGAGGCGGTCGCGTTCGTCGAGGCGGTCGGTGACGGGGAGACCGTTGGCGCCTCGTTGGCGGTCGGGGCAGCATGCCTGGTCCTGATCGTGGGACTTCAGCGCCTGTGGCCGATCTTCCCGGCCGTGCTCGCCGCCGTCGTCCTCGCGATCGCCGCCGTCGCCGCGTTCGACCTCGCGGACCGAGGCGTCGACCTGGTCGGAGAGCTCCCCTCGGGTTTCCCACCGCTCACGTTTCCGACGGTGCCGATCGGCGACCTGGGACTCCTGCTCGCCGGCGCCCTCGGCATCTCACTGGTCTCGCTCACCGACACCATCTCGACCGCGTCCGTGTTCGCCGACAAGACCGGGGACGAGATCGACGGGGACCGCGAGATGATCGGCGTCGGCGCGGCCAGCATCGCCGCGGGATGCTTCCAGGGGTTCCCGGTCAGCACCAGTGGGTCGCGGACCGCCGTCGCGTTCCAGAGCGGCGCGCGAACCCAGGTCACCGGCCTGGTCGGAGCGGCAGCGATCGTGGCGTTGCTCGTCGTCGCGCCCGGGCTGCTCCGCAACCTTCCGCAGCCAGCGCTCGCAGCAGTCGTCATCGCCGCATCGCTGTCCCTCGCGGACCTCGCCGGACTGCGTCGGCTCCGGCGCCAACGCCGCTCCGACTTCGTCCTCGCCCTCATCGCCTTCCTCAGCGTCGCCCTCCTGGGGGTGCTGTACGGCATCGCTGCGGCCGTCGGCATGTCCATCCTCAACGTGTTCCGCCGCGTCTGGTGGCCCCACCAGGCGATCCTCGGCCGCGCAGGTGACGTCCGCGGCTACCACGACACCGCCTACCGCCAGACCACCGAGCACCTGCCCGGTCTCGCGATCTACCGGTTCGACGCACCGCTGCTGTTCGCGAACGCGCGCACGTTCCGCAACCAGGTACGCCGTCTCGCTGCCATCGAGCCGCGGCCCGCGTGGATCATCGTCGCGGCGGAACCGATCACCGACGTCGACACCACCGCGGCAGACATGCTCGCCGACCTCGACGCCGACCTCGACGGGGCCGGGACGCGGCTGGTCTTCGCGGAGCTGAAGGATGCCGTGCAGACCAAGGTCGAAAGATACGGAGTTCCGACCCTGAGCGACGACCGCTTCTACCCGACCATCCGCACCGCGGTCGACGCCTACGCGACCGCGCAGTCAGTCACCTGGGTGCCCGGGCCCAGTCCCTATCGCCTGGACTGA
- a CDS encoding TetR/AcrR family transcriptional regulator has translation MARTDTRERILDTAERLFFVDGIGVTGVDRVASEAGVAIATLYQHVGSKDRLLSAVLERRLAAWTSQWEASIAAAGSPRDRVLALFDALVEFRRTSGTTQWCCFLATASERPRDGTDDPVLRLVEADTTALVERLRELVDDAGLADPEATVARLVVVYNGALASLLRGAPADPLTEARAIAELVLPAAS, from the coding sequence GTGGCCAGGACCGACACCCGCGAGCGCATCCTCGACACCGCCGAGCGGCTCTTCTTCGTCGACGGCATCGGGGTGACCGGCGTCGACCGCGTCGCGTCCGAGGCGGGCGTCGCCATCGCCACGCTCTACCAGCACGTCGGCAGCAAGGACCGGCTCCTGTCAGCGGTGCTGGAGCGCCGGCTCGCGGCCTGGACCTCCCAGTGGGAAGCCTCGATCGCGGCGGCCGGCTCGCCGCGGGACCGTGTGCTCGCCCTCTTCGACGCGCTGGTCGAGTTCCGCCGCACGTCGGGCACGACCCAGTGGTGCTGCTTCCTCGCGACCGCGTCCGAGCGCCCGCGAGACGGAACGGACGACCCCGTCCTGCGCCTCGTCGAGGCCGACACCACCGCCCTGGTGGAGCGGTTGCGCGAGCTCGTCGACGACGCGGGCCTCGCCGATCCGGAGGCGACGGTCGCCCGGCTCGTCGTGGTCTACAACGGCGCCCTGGCCAGCCTGCTGCGCGGCGCGCCGGCCGATCCGCTGACCGAGGCGCGAGCCATCGCCGAACTGGTCCTGCCGGCAGCGTCCTGA
- a CDS encoding CPBP family intramembrane glutamic endopeptidase, with product MTDTGVNAPGRRLSYVGFALVVIGYLAVIKGVGFVAGSAWDLDDGLYTTEDVILGMWLPLGAALVYTYAIAAWLGWLRPVLHDDKPVQRWVWAVPVIFVVCIAMAIDYADLADKTLGFVLALLVATQLVGWGEEGMFRGIGVVTLRSHGLTEGKVALWSSVVFGAVHISNALTGELRSALPQAVAVSFAGYFFYLIRRASGGNAVNSVIHGLFDFSILTGSAILVDQGAYLGSVAAILAYLVVGVLLVVRRRHIEPAQA from the coding sequence GTGACGGACACGGGTGTGAACGCGCCGGGACGGCGGCTGTCGTACGTCGGTTTCGCGCTGGTGGTGATCGGCTACCTCGCCGTGATCAAGGGCGTCGGCTTCGTCGCGGGGTCGGCGTGGGACCTCGACGACGGCCTGTACACGACCGAGGACGTCATCCTCGGCATGTGGCTGCCGCTGGGCGCCGCGCTGGTCTACACCTACGCGATCGCCGCCTGGCTCGGGTGGCTGCGGCCGGTCCTGCACGACGACAAGCCCGTGCAGCGGTGGGTGTGGGCCGTCCCCGTCATCTTCGTGGTGTGCATCGCGATGGCGATCGACTACGCCGACCTGGCCGACAAGACGCTCGGCTTCGTCCTCGCCCTGCTCGTCGCCACCCAGCTCGTCGGCTGGGGCGAGGAGGGCATGTTCCGCGGCATCGGCGTGGTGACGCTCCGCTCGCACGGCCTGACCGAGGGCAAGGTCGCGCTCTGGTCGAGCGTGGTGTTCGGTGCTGTCCACATCAGCAACGCGCTGACCGGTGAGCTGAGGAGCGCGCTCCCCCAGGCCGTCGCGGTCAGCTTCGCCGGCTACTTCTTCTACCTGATCCGCCGGGCCAGCGGTGGCAACGCCGTCAACTCGGTCATCCACGGACTCTTCGACTTCTCGATCCTCACCGGCAGCGCGATCCTCGTCGACCAGGGCGCCTACCTCGGATCGGTGGCCGCGATCCTGGCCTACCTGGTGGTGGGCGTCCTGCTGGTCGTCCGGCGCAGGCACATTGAGCCTGCACAGGCCTGA
- a CDS encoding NADPH:quinone reductase codes for MRAVVYTETGDSSVLEVVEREATEPGPGEVRVRIVRAGVNPTDWKFRAGGMGELAFPEVVPGQDGSGVVDAVGPDVDGLAVGDRVWTMLAQHRRPGGTAQELVVLPVGHLTTLPEGASYDVGASLGVPAITAHRALTTSEDGPDRLAPGALSGRTVLVAGGAGAVGNAAIQLARWAGATVIATVSSDDKARLATAAGAHHTVNYRGGDTADAVRALAPDGVDIVVEVAPAQNLKLDLRVIKPRGTIAIYANNGGDEVSISVRETFSTNARFQWVLLYTVGEAALRAAADDITAAVADGAYGAGEDHGLPLHHYPLEQTAEAHAAVEDGAVGKVLIDLSDA; via the coding sequence ATGCGTGCCGTGGTCTACACCGAGACAGGCGACAGCTCGGTCCTCGAGGTGGTCGAGCGCGAGGCGACCGAGCCGGGACCGGGCGAGGTCCGGGTGCGGATCGTCCGCGCCGGCGTCAACCCGACCGACTGGAAGTTCCGCGCCGGCGGCATGGGCGAGCTCGCCTTCCCCGAGGTCGTGCCCGGCCAGGACGGCTCCGGTGTCGTCGACGCGGTCGGCCCCGACGTCGACGGCCTCGCGGTGGGCGACCGGGTCTGGACGATGCTCGCGCAGCACCGGCGCCCCGGCGGCACCGCGCAGGAGCTGGTCGTGCTCCCCGTCGGCCACCTGACCACGCTGCCCGAGGGGGCGTCGTACGACGTGGGCGCCTCGCTCGGCGTCCCGGCGATCACCGCCCACCGCGCCCTGACCACCTCCGAGGACGGGCCCGACCGGCTCGCCCCGGGCGCCCTGTCCGGGCGGACCGTGCTCGTCGCCGGCGGCGCAGGCGCGGTCGGCAACGCAGCGATCCAGCTCGCGCGGTGGGCCGGAGCGACCGTCATCGCCACGGTCAGCAGCGACGACAAGGCGCGGCTCGCGACCGCCGCCGGTGCGCACCACACGGTGAACTACCGCGGGGGCGACACCGCCGACGCCGTCCGCGCCCTGGCGCCCGACGGCGTGGACATCGTCGTCGAGGTGGCACCCGCGCAGAACCTCAAGCTCGACCTGCGTGTCATCAAGCCGCGCGGCACCATCGCGATCTACGCCAACAACGGCGGCGACGAGGTGAGCATCAGCGTCCGCGAGACGTTCTCGACCAACGCCCGCTTCCAGTGGGTGCTGCTCTACACGGTCGGGGAGGCGGCGCTGCGCGCGGCGGCCGACGACATCACGGCCGCGGTCGCCGACGGCGCCTACGGGGCCGGCGAGGACCACGGGCTGCCGCTGCACCACTACCCGCTCGAGCAGACCGCCGAGGCCCACGCGGCCGTCGAGGACGGTGCGGTCGGCAAGGTGCTGATCGACCTCAGCGACGCCTGA
- a CDS encoding TetR/AcrR family transcriptional regulator C-terminal domain-containing protein: protein MSEEDPTQGEYPDADRAAVEDEPAPSARVPLSRDRIVSAALDFIDDNGLPGLTMRRLGEQLGVEAMALYRYVPSKEELLDAVVESLVSDVQSDEVVLDAPEDGWQDFLQRLAHGVRRMALAHPKAFPLVASRPAEAPWLRPPLRSLEWVETFLSGLVAEGFSDEAAVEGYRAYTSFLLGHLLLEVAVHGADVGPLDVLDDQTGEPGTSQYLTVARLRDRLSEDRSAVEFEEALEALLDRMTITRNEHVSDST, encoded by the coding sequence GTGAGTGAGGAAGACCCGACCCAGGGTGAGTACCCGGACGCTGACCGGGCGGCGGTCGAGGACGAACCGGCCCCGTCGGCGCGGGTCCCTCTGAGCAGGGACCGGATCGTGTCGGCAGCCCTCGACTTCATCGACGACAACGGTCTTCCCGGCCTCACCATGCGACGGCTGGGCGAACAGCTGGGCGTGGAGGCGATGGCGCTGTACCGCTACGTGCCCAGCAAGGAGGAGCTCCTCGACGCGGTCGTGGAGTCGCTGGTCTCCGACGTGCAGTCGGACGAGGTCGTCCTCGATGCGCCGGAGGACGGGTGGCAGGACTTCCTGCAACGGCTTGCCCATGGTGTCCGTCGGATGGCGCTCGCTCATCCCAAGGCGTTCCCGCTGGTGGCATCGCGCCCGGCGGAGGCGCCGTGGTTGCGGCCCCCGCTTCGCAGCCTGGAGTGGGTCGAGACCTTCCTCTCGGGGCTCGTCGCGGAAGGATTCAGCGACGAGGCCGCCGTCGAGGGTTACCGCGCCTACACGAGCTTTCTGCTCGGTCACTTGTTGCTCGAGGTCGCGGTGCACGGTGCGGACGTCGGCCCGTTGGACGTCCTCGATGACCAGACCGGTGAACCCGGAACGTCCCAGTACCTCACAGTCGCACGACTCCGGGACCGGCTGTCGGAGGACAGGTCGGCGGTCGAGTTCGAGGAGGCCCTCGAGGCGCTGCTCGATCGGATGACCATCACCCGCAACGAGCACGTGAGCGACTCCACCTGA